One genomic region from Bacillus aquiflavi encodes:
- a CDS encoding glycerophosphodiester phosphodiesterase yields the protein MIETLIFAHRGSKGTHPENTSAAFKEAVRLGVDGIELDVHLTKDNELVVIHDETVDRTTNGSGYVKEMTLAEIKSLDAGSWFSSKFESETIPTLSEVLELLKDTKKILNIEIKNDLVHYEGIEAKVLAEIEKYSYKDRIIVSSFNHQSIAKIKKQDKEIETALLTMIELDDPVQYANKLGAAAIHVYEPVAFSNMTKNVMENNLPVRTFTINDEKKMKQLISNGISAIMTDYPEKAMAIRDLIK from the coding sequence ATGATAGAAACATTAATTTTTGCCCACCGCGGCAGTAAAGGAACACATCCAGAAAATACTTCAGCTGCTTTTAAAGAAGCGGTACGTCTTGGTGTTGATGGAATAGAGCTCGATGTTCACTTAACAAAAGATAATGAACTTGTTGTCATTCATGATGAGACCGTAGATAGAACAACGAACGGAAGTGGCTACGTAAAAGAAATGACTTTAGCCGAAATAAAAAGTCTAGACGCAGGATCTTGGTTTTCATCTAAATTTGAGTCTGAAACAATTCCAACCTTAAGTGAAGTGCTTGAGTTATTAAAAGACACAAAAAAAATTCTAAATATCGAGATAAAAAATGATCTAGTTCATTATGAAGGAATTGAGGCAAAGGTTTTAGCAGAAATAGAAAAGTATTCATACAAAGATCGGATTATTGTATCTTCATTTAACCATCAAAGTATTGCAAAGATAAAGAAACAGGATAAAGAGATAGAGACGGCTTTATTAACAATGATCGAGCTTGATGATCCTGTTCAATATGCAAACAAACTAGGGGCAGCAGCTATTCATGTCTACGAGCCAGTTGCTTTTTCTAACATGACAAAAAACGTGATGGAAAACAATCTTCCTGTACGCACTTTTACAATTAATGATGAGAAAAAAATGAAGCAACTCATTTCAAAT
- a CDS encoding ABC transporter substrate-binding protein yields the protein MRNYFKFIVLFSILIGLFVLTACSKTGSNEAENNNEEEISKGKGDKTEVVFWHAMSGVGQEAVDEIVNDFNQSQEKYVVKTEFQGTYEELLTKFRSVGGTKDAPAITQVFEVGTKYMIESGFIEPMQSFIDKDNYDLSQLEKNIINYYNVDGDLYSMPFNSSTPVLIYNKDAFKEAGLDPENPPKTFNEVKAAAEKLTKKSGGSTERYGFSMLTYGWFFEQLVATQGGLYVNEENGRKATATKAVFNGKEGLRVFEFLNDMNKAGTFGNFGANWDDIRAAFQSQKVAMYMDSSAGIGAIINDAPFEVGVAFIPYADEAERQGVIIGGASLWMSNGIDEDKQKAAWEFMKYLTTPEVQAKWHINTGYFAINPAAYDEPVVQERYKQYPQLKVTVEQLQSTTPSVATQGALISVFPESRQQVVTALENLYQGMDPQEALDQAAEGTNRAIEIANRTKK from the coding sequence ATGAGGAATTATTTTAAATTTATTGTGTTATTTAGTATATTAATTGGTTTGTTCGTACTGACAGCTTGTTCAAAGACAGGGAGTAATGAAGCGGAAAATAACAACGAAGAAGAAATATCTAAAGGTAAAGGTGACAAAACGGAAGTTGTATTTTGGCATGCGATGAGTGGGGTTGGTCAAGAAGCAGTTGATGAAATAGTAAATGATTTTAATCAATCCCAAGAAAAATATGTTGTAAAAACAGAGTTTCAAGGAACATATGAAGAATTATTAACGAAATTTAGAAGTGTCGGCGGTACGAAGGACGCTCCAGCGATTACGCAAGTTTTTGAAGTAGGGACGAAGTATATGATTGAAAGTGGTTTTATTGAGCCGATGCAATCTTTCATTGACAAAGATAACTACGATTTATCACAATTAGAGAAGAACATTATTAACTATTATAATGTTGATGGAGATTTATACTCTATGCCATTTAACTCTTCAACTCCTGTTCTTATTTATAATAAAGATGCATTTAAAGAAGCTGGATTAGATCCGGAAAATCCGCCAAAAACATTTAATGAAGTAAAGGCTGCTGCGGAAAAACTAACAAAAAAGAGCGGAGGTTCAACAGAAAGATACGGTTTCTCAATGCTGACGTACGGCTGGTTCTTTGAACAGCTTGTTGCTACTCAGGGCGGATTATATGTTAATGAGGAAAATGGGAGAAAAGCTACGGCAACAAAAGCTGTTTTTAATGGTAAAGAAGGATTAAGGGTTTTTGAATTTTTAAATGATATGAATAAGGCGGGGACATTTGGTAATTTCGGTGCTAATTGGGATGATATCCGAGCTGCATTTCAATCTCAAAAAGTAGCTATGTATATGGACTCATCAGCAGGAATTGGTGCGATCATTAATGATGCACCATTCGAAGTAGGGGTAGCGTTTATTCCTTATGCCGATGAGGCGGAAAGACAAGGGGTCATTATTGGCGGGGCTTCTTTGTGGATGTCTAATGGAATAGATGAAGATAAGCAAAAGGCTGCATGGGAATTTATGAAGTATTTAACAACTCCTGAAGTACAAGCGAAATGGCATATAAATACAGGTTATTTTGCAATTAATCCAGCGGCCTATGATGAACCGGTTGTACAAGAAAGATATAAGCAGTATCCTCAGCTTAAAGTAACGGTTGAGCAGCTTCAATCAACAACGCCATCAGTGGCAACCCAAGGTGCATTAATTTCCGTTTTTCCAGAATCAAGACAACAAGTTGTTACTGCTTTAGAGAATCTGTATCAAGGTATGGATCCGCAAGAGGCGCTTGATCAAGCAGCTGAAGGAACGAATCGAGCTATTGAAATCGCAAATCGAACAAAAAAGTAA